The Solea senegalensis isolate Sse05_10M linkage group LG4, IFAPA_SoseM_1, whole genome shotgun sequence genome includes a region encoding these proteins:
- the cacna1da gene encoding calcium channel, voltage-dependent, L type, alpha 1D subunit, a isoform X9, protein MSANGPAPAPAPTAPEAPPTSPPAPAPAAPPAPPAAPAPASTTIPVGALAQKKRQQYAKSKKQGSNANSRPPRALFCLNLNNPIRRACISLVEWKPFDIFILIAIFANCMALAVYVPFPEDDSNSTNHDLETVEYAFLIIFTIETFLKIIAYGLVMHQNAYVRNGWNMLDFVIVVIGLFSVALELLTKEEKAEAEGEVPHPSMHGHGGKPGGFDVKALRAFRVLRPLRLVSGVPSLQVVLNSIIKAMVPLLHIALLVLFVIIIYAIIGLELFIGKMHATCYVAGSDAITEEESAPCAISGHGRLCALNGTECREGWQGPNNGITNFDNFLFAMLTVFQCITMEGWTDVLYWMNDAMGFELPWVYFVSLVIFGSFFVLNLVLGVLSGEFSKEREKAKARGDFQKLREKQQLEEDLKGYLDWITQAEDIDPDNEDEADEESKRNRVTLADLTEKKKGRFGWFSQSSDTHASVPASETESVNTENQNGEDEKTPCCGALCQKISKSKFSRRWRRWNRFCRRKCRLAVKSVPFYWLVIILVFLNTLTISSEHYNQPMWLTQVQDVANKVLLALFTCEMLVKMYSLGLQAYFVSLFNRFDCFVVCGGITETILVEFEIMSPLGISVFRCVRLLRIFKVTRHWQSLSNLVASLLNSMKSIASLLLLLFLFIIIFSLLGMQVFGGKFNFDETQTKRSTFDNFPQALLTVFQILTGEDWNAVMYDGIMAYGGPSSSGMIVCFYFIILFICGNYILLNVFLAIAVDNLADAESLNTDDSDKKGDKLDDDKDDKEEEEEDNEDMAVEDEDPEVPAGPRPAISELVKKEKITPIPEGSSFFIFSNTNPVRVFCHKLINHHIFTNLILVFIMLSSVSLAAEDPIRNFSARNIVLGYADYVFTSMFTFEIILKMTTYGAFLHKGAFCRNYFNLLDLLVVGVSLVSFGIQSSAISVVKILRVLRVLRPLRAINRAKGLKHVVQCVFVAIRTIGNIMIVTTLLQFMFACIGVQLFKGKFYRCTDEAKSTPEECKGTYIVYKDGDVNQPSIHKRHWHNSDFNFDNVLMAMMALFTVSTFEGWPALLYKAIDSNRENLGPIYNYRVEISIFFIIYIIIIAFFMMNIFVGFVIVTFQEQGEKEYKNCELDKNQRQCVEYALKARPLRRYIPKNPYQYKFWYVVNSTGFEYIMFVLIMLNTLCLAVQHYGQSATFNYVMDILNMVFTAVFTVEMVLKLIAFKPRHYFADAWNTFDALIVVGSVVDIAITEVNPTETPQVDEMGNTEDSARISITFFRLFRVMRLVKLLSRGEGIRTLLWTFIKSFQALPYVALLIAMLFFIYAVIGMQMFGKIAMVDGTHINRNNNFQTFPQAVLLLFRCATGEAWQEIMLACMPGKLCDPESDYQPGEEMTCGSGFAIVYFITFYMLCAFLIINLFVAVIMDNFDYLTRDWSILGPHHLDEFKRIWSEYDPEAKGRIKHLDVVTLLRRIQPPLGFGKLCPHRVACKRLVAMNMPLNSDGTVMFNATLFALVRTALKIKTEGNLEQANEELRAVIKKIWKRTSMKLLDQVVPPAGDDEVTVGKFYATFLIQDYFRKFKKRKEEGLVGAHPSQNNTAIALQAGLRTLHDIGPEIRRAISCDLQDDELVDFIPEEDEEIYRRNGGLFGNHLMNGGHRRSNGHQTNATQRPLQVQPPPHYAHMEQPVGRLSRANAMSHPNHHHHHHHHHHHNRHHNSYGKSPKSTNINLNNANVSTLPNGGHHRYYDHAPPNGYPGLRNNYNYDYDKPRTPQGQRRRYYETYVRSQGADGHHPTIRREEEFDEDRLSGEYYSGEEFYEDDSMLSGDRYQNSDAEYETPKGYHHPESYYDDDEQPLYRDSRRSPKRRLLPATPQGPLPACSGNRRPSFNFECLRRQSSQDELPHQRTALPLHLMQHQVMAVAGLDSSRAHRLSPTRSTRSWATPPATPASKDQSPYYTPLIRVDHPHRESAASSQVSVRKSSWYTDDPEFSQRMYSPVHLQVPPEYHNQYHQKRGSATSLVEAVLISEGLGRFAKDPKFVAATKHEIADACEMTIDEMESAASHLLNGGMTRGVNGVTVFPILTPRDYELQDTAASYSDEEPETEHRASYEEDLADEMICITTL, encoded by the exons ACTCTTCAGTGTTGCTTTGGAGCTTTTGACCAAAGAAGAGAAGGCAGAAGCTGAGGGAGAAGTTCCCCATCCGTCGATGCACGGACATGGAGGCAAACCAGGTGGATTTGACGTCAAAGCCCTCCGAGCCTTCCGTGTGCTGCGACCCCTGCGGCTGGTCTCAGGAGTACCCA GTTTACAAGTGGTGTTGAACTCCATTATTAAAGCCATGGTCCCTCTCCTTCATATTGCCCTCCTGGTCTtgtttgtcatcatcatctatgCTATCATCGGCCTGGAGCTTTTCATCGGCAAAATGCATGCTACGTGCTATGTGGCCGGATCAG ATGCGATAACGGAGGAAGAATCGGCTCCATGTGCGATCTCAGGTCACGGGCGCCTGTGCGCCCTCAACGGCACAGAGTGCAGGGAAGGCTGGCAAGGTCCCAACAATGGCATCACCAACTTTgacaacttcctgtttgccaTGCTGACGGTGTTTCAGTGCATCACCATGGAGGGCTGGACGGACGTGCTGTACTGG ATGAATGATGCTATGGGCTTTGAGCTTCCATGGGTGTACTTTGTCAGTCTTGTGATCTTCGGCTCCTTTTTCGTTCTTAACCTGGTTTTGGGTGTGTTGAGCGG AGAGTTTTccaaggagagagaaaaggccAAAGCGCGCGGAGACTTCCAGAAGCTGCGCgagaagcagcagctggaggaggatcTGAAGGGTTACCTGGACTGGATCACTCAGGCCGAGGACATCGACCCGGACAACGAGGACGAGGCCGACGAGGAGAGCAAACGCAACC GGGTGACTCTGGCTGACCTTactgagaagaagaaaggaaggtTTGGGTGGTTCAGCCAGTCGTCCGACACTCATG CGAGTGTCCCAGCCAGTGAAACTGAGTCTGTCAACACAGAGAATCAGAACGGGGAGGATGAAAAAACGCCCTGCTGTGGAGCTTTGTG tcAAAAAATTTCCAAGTCCAAGTTCAG TCGGCGCTGGCGCCGCTGGAACAGGTTCTGCCGCAGGAAGTGCCGGTTAGCCGTCAAATCGGTGCCTTTCTATTGGCTGGTCATCATCTTGGTGTTTCTCAACACCCTCACCATCTCATCAGAGCATTACAATCAGCCAATGTGGCTGACACAAGTGCAGG ATGTAGCCAACAAAGTGTTGTTAGCCCTGTTCACGTGTGAGATGTTGGTGAAGATGTACAGTCTGGGCCTTCAGGCCTACTTCGTGTCACTGTTCAACCGATTCGACTGCTTCGTGGTGTGCGGAGGAATCACCGAAACCATTCTGGTGGAATTTGAAATCATGTCTCCCCTCGGTATCTCCGTGTTCCGCTGTGTGCGTCTGCTGAGGATCTTCAAGGTCACGCG TCACTGGCAGTCTCTGAGTAACCTGGTGGCGTCTCTGCTCAACTCCATGAAGTCCATCgcttccctgctgctgctgctcttcctcttcatcatcatcttctccCTGCTGGGCATGCAGGTGTTCGGCGGGAAATTCAACTTCGATGAAACCCAGACCAAGCGCAGCACGTTTGACAACTTCCCCCAAGCTCTCCTGACTGTGTTTCAG atCCTGACTGGAGAAGACTGGAACGCCGTGATGTACGATGGGATCATGGCGTACGGAGGTCCTTCGTCCTCCGGGATGATTGTGTGCTTTTacttcatcatcctcttcatctgtgGAAACT ATATCCTGCTGAATGTCTTCTTGGCCATCGCTGTGGACAACTTGGCCGACGCAGAGTCTCTCAACACGGACGACAGTGACAAGAAAGG GGACAAATTGGATGATGACAAAGATGATAAG gaggaggaggaggaggacaacgAAGATATGGCGGTAGAAGACGAAGATCCGGAGGTTCCAGCGGGGCCTCGGCCTGCCATTTCTGAGCTGGTGAAAAAGGAGAAGATCACTCCGATTCCAGAGGGAAGTTCCTTCTTCATATTCAGCAACACAAACCC GGTTCGCGTGTTTTGCCACAAACTCATAAATCACCACATATTCACCAACCTCATTCTGGTGTTCATCATGCTCAGCTCCGTGTCACTCGCCGCCGAAGATCCCATCCGGAACTTCTCCGCTCGCAACATC GTCCTAGGCTATGCAGATTATGTCTTCACTAGTATGTTTACATTTGAGATCATATTGAAG ATGACGACATATGGAGCCTTTCTGCATAAAGGAGCGTTCTGTAGGAATTACTTCAACCTCCTTGACCTGTTGGTCGTCGGAGTTTCCCTCGTCTCCTTTGGCATTCA GTCCTCGGCCATCTCCGTGGTGAAGATCCTGAGGGTCCTCCGAGTTCTTCGGCCCCTGAGGGCCATCAACAGAGCCAAAGGCCTGAAG CatgtggtgcagtgtgtgtttgtggccaTCAGAACCATTGGTAACATCATGATCGTCACCACTCTGCTCCAGTTCATGTTTGCCTGTATAGGGGTGCAGCTGTTTAAG GGAAAGTTCTATCGCTGCACAGACGAAGCCAAGTCCACCCCAGAAGAGTGCAA GGGCACATACATTGTGTATAAGGATGGAGATGTGAACCAGCCGTCTATTCACAAACGACATTGGCACAACAGTGACTTCAACTTTGACAACGTCCTCATGGCCATGATGGCCCTGTTCACTGTGTCCACTTTTGAAGGCTGGCCTGC GTTACTGTACAAGGCCATCGACTCCAACAGGGAGAACCTCGGTCCCATTTACAACTACCGCGTGGAGATTtccatcttcttcatcatctacatcatcatcattgcatTTTTCATGATGAACATCTTTGTAGGTTTTGTGATCGTCACATTTCAGGAACAAGGAGAGAAAGAGTACAAAAACTGTGAACTTGACAAGAACCAG CGTCAGTGTGTGGAGTACGCTCTGAAGGCTCGTCCTCTGAGGAGGTACATACCTAAGAACCCGTACCAGTACAAGTTCTGGTACGTGGTGAACTCCACTGGATTTGAGTACATCATGTTTGTGCTCATCATGCTCAACACGCTCTGCCTGGCTGTGCAG CACTACGGCCAGTCAGCGACGTTTAACTATGTCATGGACATTCTCAACATGGTCTTCACTGCTGTCTTCACTGTGGAAATGGTTCTGAAACTCATTGCGTTCAAACCCAGA CACTATTTCGCTGATGCTTGGAACACATTTGATGCCTTAATTGTTGTTGGTAGCGTCGTCGATATTGCTATCACTGAAGTTAAT ccAACAGAGACACCTCAGGTGGATGAGATGGGG AACACAGAGGACAGCGCTCGCATCTCCATCACCTTCTTTCGTCTGTTTCGAGTCATGCGGCTGGTGAAGCTCCTCAGCAGAGGGGAGGGCATTCGCACGCTGCTCTGGACTTTCATCAAATCCTTCCAA GCCCTGCCGTATGTTGCTCTCCTGATAGCCATGCTGTTCTTTATCTACGCTGTCATAGGCATGCAG atGTTTGGGAAGATTGCTATGGTGGACGGCACACACATCAACAGAAACAATAACTTCCAAACCTTCCCTCAGGCtgtgctcctcctcttcag GTGTGCCACAGGAGAGGCGTGGCAGGAGATCATGTTGGCCTGCATGCCTGGGAAACTGTGCGACCCCGAGTCCGACTACCAGCCCGGGGAGGAGATGACGTGTGGCAGCGGATTTGCAATTGTTTACTTCATCACTTTCTACATGCTCTGCGCCTTCTTG ATTATCAATTTGTTTGTGGCTGTCATCATGGACAACTTTGACTATTTGACACGTGACTGGTCCATCCTTGGTCCTCACCACCTTGATGAATTCAAGAGAATCTGGTCTGAGTACGATCCGGAGGCCaa AGGCAGAATTAAACACCTGGATGTCGTAACGCTCCTTCGACGTATTCAGCCTCCCCTCGGCTTCGGCAAACTGTGTCCTCACAGAGTGGCTTGCAAG AGACTGGTAGCCATGAACATGCCTCTGAACAGTGACGGCACCGTCATGTTTAACGCCACTCTGTTTGCACTGGTGCGGACGGCCctgaaaatcaaaacagaag GTAATCTAGAGCAGGCCAACGAAGAGCTGCGTGCTGTCATCAAGAAAATCTGGAAAAGAACCAGCATGAAGCTTCTGGATCAAGTGGTGCCTCCTGCTGGTG ATGATGAGGTAACCGTGGGGAAGTTCTATGCCACCTTCCTGATACAGGACTACTTTAGGAAATTCAAGAAACGTAAAGAGGAAGGCCTGGTGGGTGCTCACCCCTCCCAGAACAACACGGCCATCGCATTGCAG GCTGGTCTTCGCACGCTGCATGATATCGGCCCCGAAATTCGCCGAGCGATATCATGCGATCTGCAAGATGACGAACTAGTAGACTTTATTccagaggaagacgaggaaaTTTACAGG CGCAATGGCGGCCTCTTTGGGAACCACCTCATGAACGGCGGCCACCGGCGCTCCAACGGCCATCAGACCAACGCCacgcagcgccccctgcaggtgcAGCCTCCGCCTCACTACGCCCACATGGAGCAGCCGGTGGGGCGCCTGTCTCGAGCCAACGCCATGTCCCATCccaaccaccatcatcaccaccaccaccaccaccaccataaCCGACACCACAACTCCTACGGCAAGTCTCCCAAATCCACCAACATCAACCTCAACAACGCCAACGTGTCCACTCTGCCCAACGGAGGACACCATCGCTACTACGATCACGCGCCTCCCAACGGCTACCCAGGCCTACGCAACAACTACAACTATGACTACGACAAGCCCCGCACACCACAGGGTCAAAG AAGGCGCTACTATGAGACCTATGTTAG GTCCCAGGGAGCAGATGGACACCACCCCACCATCCGCAGGGAGGAGGAGTTTGATGAAGATCGCTTGTCTGGAGAGTATTACAGCGGGGAGGAGTTTTATGAAGATGACAGTATGCTGTCGGGGGACAG GTATCAGAACAGTGACGCAGAGTACGAGACCCCCAAAGGTTACCATCACCCCGAGAGTTACTATGACGATGACGAGCAGCCTCTCTACCGCGACTCGCGGAGGTCGCCGAAGAGACGGCTGCTTCCTGCCACACCTCAAG GTCCACTGCCAGCTTGTTCAGGTAACAGGAGGCCATCCTTCAACTTTGAGTGTCTGCGCAGACAAAGTAGCCAAGACGAGCTTCCACATCAGCGTACTGCTCTACCACTGCACCTTATGCAGCACCAG GTGATGGCTGTAGCAGGTCTGGACTCCAGCAGAGCCCACCGCCTCTCCCCGACACGCTCCACCCGCTCCTGGGCAACTCCCCCCGCCACCCCAGCGAGCAAAGACCAGTCGCCCTACTACACCCCCCTCATCCGTGTGGACCACCCGCACAGGGAGAGCGCTGCGAGCAGCCAAGTGTCTGTGCGAAAGAGCTCCTGGTACACAGATGACCCAGAGTTCTCCCAGAGGATGTACTCACCTGTCCACCTGCAGGTGCCACCAGAATATCACAACCAGTACCACCAGAAGAGAGGCAGCGCCACCAGCCTTGTGGAAGCG GTTTTGATATCTGAGGGGCTCGGGAGATTTGCCAAGGATCCCAAGTTTGTCGCTGCCACAAAGCACGAGATAGCGGACGCGTGCGAGATGACGATAGACGAGATGGAGAGCGCAGCCAGCCACCTGCTGAACGGAGGGATGACCCGGGGGGTCAACGGAGTCACCGTGTTCCCCATTTTGACTCCGAGAGACTACGAGCTGCAGGACACTGCAGCCAGCTACAGCGACGAGGAGCCCGAGACGGAACATCGAGCTTCTTACGAGGAGGACCTGGCAGACGAGATGATCTGCATCACGACTTTATAG